The following proteins are encoded in a genomic region of Anabas testudineus chromosome 13, fAnaTes1.2, whole genome shotgun sequence:
- the LOC113171790 gene encoding extracellular calcium-sensing receptor-like: protein MRFAIEEINNRTDLLPGISLGYKMYDTCASIARSVRVALALANGNEAVSVPSEAPCTQSAQVQAIMGETSSSPSVAIATVIGPFHIPLISHFATCACLSDKSKYPSFLRTIPSDYYQSRALAQLVKHFGWTWVGAIRTNDDYGNNGMATFTETAQQLGICLEYSVSFFRTDPPDKLQRIIDIIKVSTSKVIVTFLSHMDLDVLMKKLSQYNLTGYQWVGSEGWIFDSQTAEMDKNHILDGAIGLSIPKTHLSGIKEFILNVKPFNSSGNKMLTEFWETLFNCKFKQSESALKNQTECTGHEDLSGLQHSFTDMSFMPIFNNLYKGVYAVAHALHSILGCNETCNFKVQLDPFTILQHIRMIYFRTKEGDEVYFNENGDPPAKYEIINWQPTKNGVVDFVTVGLYDASLPADKQLSLKTKSLIWTQKSKQVPVSVCSEKCPPGTRKVLQKGKPVCCYDCIRCAEGEISNTTDSITCVRCQPEFWSNERRDACVKKEAEFLSFEEIMGALLTAASLFGTCMTAVVAFIFFRYRKTPIVRANNSELSFLLLFSLTLCFLCSLTFIGRPSEWSCMLRHTAFGITFVLCISCVLGKTMVVLMAFRASLPGSNVMKWFGPTQQRLSVLAFTLIQVVICILWLTISPPFPFKNFKEIKDKIILECALGSTVGFWAVLGYIGLLASFCFILAFLARKLPDNFNEAKFITFSMLIFCAVWITFIPAYVSSPGKFSVAVEIFAILASSFGLLICIFIPKCYIILLRPEKNTKKNMMGRGA from the exons ATGCGTTTTGCCATTGAGGAGATTAATAACAGAACAGACCTACTACCTGGAATCTCTCTTggatataaaatgtatgatacTTGTGCATCTATAGCCAGAAGTGTGAGAGTTGCACTGGCCTTGGCTAATGGTAATGAAGCTGTGTCTGTACCCTCTGAGGCTCCTTGTACTCAATCTGCACAGGTACAGGCAATTATGGGAGAAACCTCTTCGTCTCCTAGTGTAGCTATAGCTACTGTCATCGGACCCTTTCATATCCCATTG ATCAGCCACTTTGCCACCTGTGCTTGTCTCAGTGACAAATCCAAGTACCCATCCTTCCTCAGAACTATACCCAGTGACTATTATCAGAGCAGAGCTCTGGCTCAGTTGGTCAAGCACTTTGGTTGGACTTGGGTTGGAGCAATAAGAACCAATGATGATTATGGCAATAATGGCATGGCTACATTcacagaaactgcacagcaACTGGGAATCTGTCTGGAATATTCTGTATCTTTCTTTAGAACAGATCCACCAGATAAATTACAAAGGATAATTGATATTATCAAGGTTTCTACCTCTAAGGTCATTGTCACTTTCCTCTCCCACATGGATTTGGATGTGTTAATGAAGAAGTTGTCTCAATACAACTTGACTGGGTACCAGTGGGTAGGCAGTGAGGGCTGGATCTTTGATTCTCAAACTGCAGAAATGGATAAGAATCACATTCTGGATGGTGCTATAGGTCTGTCCATCCCCAAAACACATCTTAGCGGCATTAAAGAGttcatattaaatgtaaaaccGTTCAATTcatcaggaaataaaatgttaacagaGTTCTGGGAGacattatttaactgtaaattcAAGCAGTCTGAGTCAGCATTGAAAAATCAGACAGAATGTACTGGACATGAAGATTTGAGTGGATTGCAACACAGCTTCACTGATATGTCATTTATGCCCATATTTAATAATCTTTATAAAGGAGTGTATGCTGTGGCCCATGCACTTCACAGTATTCTTGGCTGTAATGAAACTTGTAACTTCAAGGTGCAGCTAGATCCTTTTACG attCTACAGCACATAAGAATGATTTATTTTAGGACAAAAGAAGGAGATgaagtttactttaatgagaATGGAGACCCACCAGCAAAGTATGAAATTATAAACTGGCAGCCAACAAAAAATGGTGTTGTGGACTTTGTCACAGTTGGTCTTTATGAtgcatctttacctgcagacaaacagctgagccTGAAAACTAAGTCTTTAATTTGGACACAGAAGTCAAAACAG GTCCCTgtgtcagtttgcagtgagaaatGTCCCCCAGGAACTCGTAAGGTTCTCCAGAAAGGAAagcctgtctgctgctatgactgtataagatgtgcagagggagaaataagcAACACTACAG aCTCTATCACCTGTGTGCGATGTCAGCCTGAATTCTGGTCCAATGAGAGAAGAGATGCCTGTGTGAAGAAGGAGGCAGAGTTTCTATCATTTGAAGAAATTATGGGagcactgctcactgcagcatctttatttggaacatgcatgactgctgtcgtagcattcatcttcttcagatacaggaaaactcctattgtcagggccaacaactctgagctgagcttcctgctgctcttctccttgactctgtgtttcctgtgttctttGACCTTTATCGGCCGACCCTCTGAGTGGTcctgcatgctgagacacacagcatttggcatcacctttgtcctctgtatctcttgtgttctggggaaaactatggtggtgttaatggccTTCAGGGCCTCACTTCcaggcagtaatgtgatgaaatggtttggaccaacacagcagagactcagtgttctggctttcactctcatccaggttgtaatatgtatcctctggttaacaatttctcctccttttccatttaagaactttaaagaaatcaaagacaaaatcatcttaGAATGTGCTCTGGGTTCAACTGTGGGATTTTGGGCTGTACTTGGGTACATAGGCCTTctggcctctttctgtttcattcttgcttttctggctcggaaactacctgataacttcaatgaggccaaatttatcaccttcagcatgttgatcttctgtgcagtgtggatcacgtttattccagcttatgtcagctctcctgggaagttcagtgttgctgtagagatatttgctattctggcctccagttttggactgttaatttgtatttttattccaaaatgttacattatctTACTGAgaccagagaaaaacacaaaaaagaatatgatgGGGAGAGGGGCATAA
- the LOC113173842 gene encoding extracellular calcium-sensing receptor-like, producing MMFAIEEINNSSELLPGVTLGYRIFDSCPSVPLSIRASLNLMNRYEIGDDSCNKLSNVHAVIGETTSTSTISIARIMGPFHIPVISHSATCACLSNRRDYPSFFRTIPSDIHQSKALAKLVKHFGWTWVGAIRTNSDYGNDGMSTFLEAAEKEGVCVEYSVAVYRTDPRKWFLEVVQIIRKSTSKVIVAFADGTDLDILFKELHAQNVTGLQWVGSEGWITYRYIASSINYAVVQGAVGFAAFNAHIPGLHEFLANSRPSTTPGNQGLLELWETLFSCNMDPQAEAQAQGSVPACTGKESLRDTNTRFTDVSDASLLNNIYKATYAVAHALDMLFTCRDGEGPFENSTCADRENVQPWEVVHYLTQVNFTTKTGENVFFDEFGDPVARYALVNWQMNENGYIMFKTIGYYDASQPDGEQFEMKAEVKPIWAGESLEVPRSVCSESCLPGTRQAFVKGKPLCCFDCITCADGEFSNSTNAVKCDKCPPEYKSNDERNNCDLKAIEFLTVQELMSILLLSFCVIGACLAMTIALIFFQYRHTPLVRANNSELSFLLLFSLTLCFLCSLTFIGRPSEWSCMLRHTAFGITFVLCISCVLGKTMVVLMAFRASLPGNNVMKWFGPTQQRLSVLAFTLIQVLICILWLTINPPFPYKNMSYYNEKIILECALGSPIGFWAVLGYIGLLAFLCFILAFLARKLPDNFNEAKFITFSMLIFCAVWITFIPAYISSPGKFTVAVEIFAILASSYGMLFCIFLPKCYIILLKPENNTKKYLMGK from the exons ATGATGTTTGCCATAGAGGAGATCAACAATAGCTCAGAGCTGCTGCCAGGGGTGACACTGGGCTACAGGATCTTTGACTCCTGTCCCAGTGTTCCTCTGTCTATTAGGGCATCGTTAAACCTGATGAACAGGTACGAGATCGGGGATGACAGCTGTAACAAACTTTCTAATGTGCATGCAGTGATAGGTGAAACCACATCCACCTCTACAATAAGTATTGCCCGCATCATGGGACCCTTCCATATACCTGTG aTCAGTCACTCAGCTACTTGTGCATGTCTAAGTAACAGAAGAGACTATCCCTCTTTCTTCAGAACCATACCTAGTGACATTCATCAGAGCAAAGCATTGGCAAAGCTGGTAAAGCACTTTGGCTGGACCTGGGTTGGGGCTATTAGAACTAACAGTGACTATGGTAATGATGGCATGTCCACTTTCCTGGAAGCAGCTGAAAAGGAAGGTGTGTGCGTTGAGTACTCAGTCGCTGTTTATAGGACTGACCCCAGGAAGTGGTTTTTAGAGGTGGTGCAAATTATAAGGAAATCCACATCTAAGGTGATAGTGGCATTTGCTGATGGTACTGATCTTGACATTCTTTTCAAAGAGCTTCATGCTCAAAATGTGACAGGCCTGCAGTGGGTGGGGAGTGAGGGCTGGATAACATATCGTTATATTGCCTCTTCAATAAACTATGCTGTGGTTCAAGGGGCAGTTGGCTTTGCAGCATTCAATGCTCATATCCCTGGACTGCATGAATTCCTGGCTAATAGCAGACCCTCAACCACACCAGGGAACCAGGGACTTTTGGAATTGTGGGAGACTCTGTTCAGCTGCAACATGGATCCCCAAGCAGAGGCTCAAGCTCAGGGCTCAGTCCCAGCCTGCACTGGGAAGGAATCTCTGcgggacacaaacacacgcttCACAGATGTTTCAGATGCCAGTTTGCTAAATAATATTTACAAGGCCACATATGCAGTGGCTCATGCACTGGACATGTTATTTACTtgcagagatggagagggacCTTTTGAGAACAGCACTTGTGCTGACAGGGAGAATGTGCAACCATGGGAG GTGGTGCATTATCTAACCCAGGTAAATTTCACCACAAAGACCGGTGAAAATGTGTTCTTTGATGAGTTTGGTGACCCAGTGGCACGTTATGCACTGGTAAACTGGCAGATGAATGAGAATGGTTATATAATGTTTAAGACCATTGGTTATTATGATGCTTCCCAGCCTGATGGTGAGCAATTTGAGATGAAAGCTGAAGTGAAACCCATCTGGGCAGGTGAAAGTCTTGAG GTGCCGAGGTCTGTTTGCAGTGAGAGCTGTTTGCCGGGGACCCGCCAGGCATTTGTGAAGGGCAAGCCCCTCTGCTGTTTTGATTGCATCACCTGTGCTGATGGGGAGTTCAGCAATAGTACAA atgcagtgaaatgtgacaaatgcCCTCCTGAGTACAAGTCCAACGACGAGAGGAATAACTGTGACTTGAAAGCTATTGAGTTTCTTACTGTCCAAGAATTGATGAGTATACTGTTGCTTTCCTTTTGCGTTATTGGTGCTTGCCTGGCAATGACTATAGCTTTGATATTTTTTCAGTACAGACACACTCCTTTGgtcagggccaacaactctgagctgagcttcctgctgctcttctccttgactctgtgtttcctgtgttctctgacTTTTATCGGCCGACCCTCTGAGTGGTcctgcatgctgagacacacagcattcggcatcacctttgtcctctgtatctcttgtgttctggggaaaactatggtggtgttaatggccttcagggcttcacttccaggcaataatgtgatgaaatggtttggaccaacacagcagagactcagtgttcTGGCCTTCACTTTGATACAGGTTTTGATTTGTATACTTTGGCTGACAATCAACCCTCCTTTTCCTTACAAAAATATGAGTTATTATAACGAGAAGATTATTCTTGAATGTGCCCTTGGGTCACCTATTGGGTTCTGGGCTGTGTTAGGATACATTGGTCTCCTAGCGTTCTTAtgtttcattcttgcttttctggCTCGAAAGTTGCCTGATAATTTCAATGAAGCcaaatttatcaccttcagcatgttgatcttctgtgcagtctggatcacttttattccagcttatatcagctctcctgggaaatttactgtggctgtggagATATTTGCCATCCTGGCCTCCAGTTATGGAATGTTATTTTGTATCTTTTTGCCCAAGTGctatataattttattaaaacCCGAGaacaatacaaagaaatatttgATGGGTAAATGA
- the LOC113171792 gene encoding extracellular calcium-sensing receptor-like, translating to MTYKQKCSHHGWALLELLVVSVSLADELVCRHRGDLENPQLSKDGDIILGGIFSLHSSWKERQETYTHKPLPLECTSWNFRDFQTAQAMLFAIEEINNSTNLLPGISLGYKIYDTCGSMAKSVKVALALANDNEVAPVHSDTPCTRPAQVQAIMGDTASSTTMVIATVIGPFQIPQISHYATCACLSDKTKYPSFLRTIPSDYYRSRGLAQLVRHFGWTWVGALRSDNDYGNKGMAIFTEAAQQLGICLEYSVSFFRTDPRSKIQKIIEMMKHSTSKVIIAFLTFPEMDMLMNNLSPHNFTGYQWVGSEGWIIDSQTAEKDRNHILDGAIGLSIPRAHVSGLREFILNLKPLNLMENTMLAEFWEALFNCKFKQSNSTTENQTECTGNEDLSGLQKSFIDMSLMAIFNNVYKGVYAVAHAFHNFLVCNKTCDHNVKLDQFMILQHIRKIHFKTKEGDEVYFNENGDPPAKYDIIHWQPIGNGVVDFVTVGLYDASLPADKQLSLQNKSLIWAQKSKQVPVSVCSEKCPPGTRKVLQKGKPVCCYDCIRCAEGEISNTTDSITCLRCQPEFWSNDRRDACVKKHEVYLSFEEIMGALLTAASLFGTCMTAVVAFIFFRHRKTPIVRANNSELSFLLLFSLTLCFLCSLTFIGRPSEWSCMLRHTAFGITFVLCISCVLGKTMVVLMAFRASLPGSNVMKWFGPTQQRLSVLAFTLIQVVICILWLTISPPFPFKNFKEIKDKIILECALGSTVGFWAVLGYIGLLATLCFILAFLARKLPDNFNDAKFITFSMLIFCAVWITFIPAYVSSPGKFSVAVEIFAILASSFGLLICIFIPKCYIILLRPEKNTKKNMMGKGAAKTT from the exons ATGACGTACAAACAAAAGTGCTCCCATCATGGCTGGGCACTTTTAGAGCTGTTGGTGGTATCTGTTTCTCTGGCAGATGAGCTAGTGTGCAGGCACAGAGGTGATCTAGAGAACCCCCAGCTATCTAAAGATGGTGACATCATCTTGGGGGGAATTTTCTCTTTACACAGCAGctggaaagaaagacaggaaaccTACACTCACAAACCACTGCCACTGGAATGCACCAG TTGGAATTTCAGAGATTTCCAGACTGCCCAGGCTATGCTTTTTGCCATAGAGGAGATTAATAACAGCACAAACCTACTACCTGGTATTTCTCTGGGATATAAGATATATGATACTTGTGGCTCTATGGCCAAAAGTGTGAAAGTTGCACTGGCTCTGGCTAATGATAATGAAGTTGCTCCTGTACACTCCGACACTCCATGTACCAGACCTGCACAAGTGCAGGCAATAATGGGAGATACTGCTTCTTCTACAACCATGGTGATAGCTACTGTCATTGGACCCTTTCAGATCCCACAG aTCAGCCACTATGCCACCTGTGCTTGTCTCAGTGACAAAACCAAGTACCCATCCTTCCTCAGAACAATACCAAGTGATTACTATCGTAGCAGAGGCCTAGCCCAGCTGGTCAGACACTTTGGTTGGACTTGGGTTGGTGCTTTAAGAAGTGATAATGATTATGGCAATAAAGGTATGGCTATATTTACAGAAGCTGCACAGCAGCTGGGAATCTGTCTGGAATATTCTGTATCTTTCTTTAGAACAGATCCACGaagcaaaatacaaaagataATTGAAATGATGAAACATTCTACTTCCAAGGTGATAATTGCTTTCCTCACATTCCCAGAAATGGACATGCTAATGAATAATTTGTCTCCCCACAACTTTACTGGGTACCAGTGGGTAGGCAGTGAGGGCTGGATTATTGATTCTCAAACTGCAGAAAAGGATAGGAATCACATTCTGGATGGTGCCATAGGCCTGTCTATACCCAGAGCACATGTCAGTGGCTTGAGAGAGTTCATATTAAATCTGAAGCCACTCAATTTAATGGAGAACACCATGTTAGCAGAGTTCTGGGAGgcattatttaactgtaaattcAAACAATCAAATTCAACAACAGAGAATCAGACAGAATGTACTGGAAATGAAGATCTGAGTGGATTGCAAAAGAGCTTCATTGATATGTCACTTATGGCAATATTTAACAATGTCTATAAAGGAGTATATGCTGTAGCTCATGCATTCCATAATTTTCTTgtctgtaataaaacatgtgaCCACAATGTGAAGCTAGATCAATTCATG attttacagcacataagaaagattcattttaaaacaaaagaaggagatgaagtttactttaatgagaATGGAGACCCACCAGCAAAATATGACATTATACACTGGCAGCCAATAGGAAATGGTGTTGTGGACTTTGTCACAGTTGGTCTTTATGAtgcatctttacctgcagacaaacaattGAGTCTGCAAAATAAGTCTTTAATTTGGGCACAAAAGTCAAAACAG GTTCCTgtgtcagtttgcagtgagaaatGTCCCCCAGGAACTCGTAAGGTTCTCCAGAAAGGAAagcctgtctgctgctatgactgtataagatgtgcagagggagaaataagcAACACTACAG ATTCTATCACCTGTTTGCGATGTCAGCCTGAATTCTGGTCCAATGACAGAAGAGATGCCTGTGTAAAGAAGCATGAAGTGTATCTTTCATTTGAAGAAATAATGGGagcactgctcactgcagcatctttatttggaacatgcatgactgctgttgtagcattcatcttcttcagacacaggaaaactcctattgtcagggccaacaactctgagctgagcttcctgctgctcttctccttgactctgtgtttcctgtgttctctgacctttatcggtcgaccctctgagtggtcctgcatgctgagacacacagcattcggcatcacctttgtcctctgtatctcttgtgttctggggaaaactatggtggtgttaatggccttcagggcttcacttccaggcagtaatgtgatgaaatggtttggaccaacacagcagagactcagtgttctggctttcactctcatccaggttgtaatatgtatcctctggttaacaatttctcctccttttccatttaagaactttaaagaaatcaaagacaaaatcatcttaGAATGTGCTCTGGGTTCAACTGTGGGATTTTGGGCTGTACTTGGGTACATAGGCCTTCTGGccacattgtgttttatactCGCTTTTCTGGCTCGAAAACTACCTGATAACTTCAATGACGCcaaatttatcaccttcagcatgttgatcttctgtgcagtgtggatcacttttataccagcttatgtcagctctcctgggaagttcagtgttgctgtagagatatttgctattctggcctccagttttggactgttgatttgtatttttattccaaaatgttacattatctTACTAAGAccagagaagaacacaaaaaagaatatgatgGGGAAAGGAGCAGCGAAGACAACCTGA